Part of the Rhizobium sp. CCGE531 genome is shown below.
TTGGCGGGCCGCCCCGTGCCAGGTGCAAAGTGCAGCAGCTCCTCGATGGTCCCCGGCTACGAGCATCCTGGCGTCGTTGCCACGTCACTTAATACACGAGTGCCTCTCCCCATCTTGGAATTAGCGACAAAGCGATGTGTCAGGAACAAATTACCGAATTACTTGATCGCAAGGCGATCCGTGATTGTCTTTACCGATACTGTCGCGGGATAGATCGGGCAGACGAGGCGGCGCTACGCAGTGCGTACTGGCCGGATGCGCATGACAATCACGGCGCTTATTCCGGCTCGGCAGAGGGATTCATAGAGCTCGCGCGCGGTGTCTTCAAGACCGAACCTCGCAACATCCATCAGATTACGAACGTTCTGATCGAGTTCATCGACCCGGCAAAGGCTGCCGTCGAGAGTTACTTCACTGCGCTGCAACGCGGAGCGGACGGGGCAAGGACAATACGTCAGGTTCTCTTGTGCGGCCGCTATTGCGATCTGTTTCAGAAAAGGGAAGGTGAGTGGCGCATCGCCGAGCGGACTGTCGTCTACGATTGGTTCGAGGAACAGCCCGCGCCAGTGACCTCCGAGACGGAGCGTTTCGGTCTCCGGCAGCCGATCGGGGCATCATATCCAATCGATCCGGTCTATGCGCTCTTGAACCGTCGTTTTCTTCAGAAACGTGAAGACCACATGGCGAAAAAGCCTCGGTGATGAGCGGTTTCAGATCTTCGTCGGCGGCGAAATGGAAATCACGCGACGTCTCTGTCTACTGCCATGTCGGGATGGTTGTCCGGAAAAAAAAGGTCCGGGAAACGGTCAGGAGAATTCCTCATGAGAAAGCAACGCGTCGTCATCATTACAGGCGCTGCAGGCGGGATCGGCCGCGCACTCGTCGACGCTCATCTCAATGTCGGGGACATTGTTGTTGCCGCGGACCTCCCGGACAGCGGTGTGCTTGAACTGGCTCGCGGTTTCGGCTCTGCGGATCTCGGACTTGAATTCGATGTCTCACGGGAAGAGGACATCCTTGCCCTTTATGAGCGGATCGACGCGCAGTTCGACCACATCGACGTTCTTGTCAATAACGCGGCGATGGGGCCCAGCATGGCCGCGACCACGCAGACCCCCATCGACGACTTCCGACGCGTATTGGCGGTAAATCTGATCGGGCCCTTCCTCATGGCTCGCGAAGCCGCACGGCGGATGCAGCCAGGTGCTGCGATTATCAACGTCGCCTCGATGGCGGGGATAATTGGCAATCCAAAACGCAACGCCTACGCTGCTTCGAAAGCGGGCCTTATCTCGATTACGAAGTCGCTCGCCTGCGAGTTGGCTTCACTTGGCATCCGCGTGATGGCAGTGGCGCCGGGCTATGTGCGAACGCCGATGGTCGCGCAATTGGAACACGCTGGCCAGACGAACTTAGAGGCGGTGCGCAGCCGTGTGCCGATGGGGCGCATGGCGCGTCCGGACGAAATTGCACGAGCCGTGCGGTTTCTCGCCAGCCCGGATGCGCATTGTATCAACGGCACGGTGCTGACAATTGATGGCGGGTGGATGTCCTTCAACCAGCCTGGCGACGCGCACCCGCGAGTAAGCGAAATACCACAAG
Proteins encoded:
- a CDS encoding nuclear transport factor 2 family protein yields the protein MCQEQITELLDRKAIRDCLYRYCRGIDRADEAALRSAYWPDAHDNHGAYSGSAEGFIELARGVFKTEPRNIHQITNVLIEFIDPAKAAVESYFTALQRGADGARTIRQVLLCGRYCDLFQKREGEWRIAERTVVYDWFEEQPAPVTSETERFGLRQPIGASYPIDPVYALLNRRFLQKREDHMAKKPR
- a CDS encoding SDR family oxidoreductase — translated: MRKQRVVIITGAAGGIGRALVDAHLNVGDIVVAADLPDSGVLELARGFGSADLGLEFDVSREEDILALYERIDAQFDHIDVLVNNAAMGPSMAATTQTPIDDFRRVLAVNLIGPFLMAREAARRMQPGAAIINVASMAGIIGNPKRNAYAASKAGLISITKSLACELASLGIRVMAVAPGYVRTPMVAQLEHAGQTNLEAVRSRVPMGRMARPDEIARAVRFLASPDAHCINGTVLTIDGGWMSFNQPGDAHPRVSEIPQAELSRPPQSTNKRIVLVTGGATSIGAAVARRFAANGDTVVLADINGAAAAKFAKSLGGEHIGKSVDIASEMQVVALFDDLRERFGGLDVLVNSAAWPDSCKSGVEQTPAEIARVIDVNLTGAFTCAREAIKMMRPDGVILNIGSINRSLTIAQRHAYGASKAGLEMLTRCMAAELGPVGIRTATIALGFIHTPDSAQNAISRRNPALGGGQFEGMANAAFFLASPDASYINGSTLYVGGG